A genomic region of Euwallacea similis isolate ESF13 chromosome 29, ESF131.1, whole genome shotgun sequence contains the following coding sequences:
- the LOC136417577 gene encoding uncharacterized protein: protein MDHKKLVEVVKQMPHLWDRNCSTFRDKEAKDRAWEEVGRRIDRPAYTCKETFKSLREKYLRERAKSHHPDPYQHWDLLDDLKFLEPHIVPRSARSSNCPYDDDMSLSSDSDPTDFDRLLIDMVRKATPIWDRNSNTYPNRTSKFQLWDQIGSALNRDINSCQLRWKALREKYIRQKAKFMEGDAKWELLDDMEFLDKVIQYRKKQNDLPGHCNSSRPTRGSYQDSSYIKCSTDGEDYSYTDSSNDFLSIVKEESAVQQVADSSFGCKRPRQTSVSSYGGEQSSEKQGRFEEGESSKARTETSSEKTPEQLFGNLVASLLSKKPENQRNLYMIEIMTLLSK, encoded by the exons ATGGATCACAAAAAGTTGGTGGAGGTGGTAAAACAAATGCCGCATTTGTGGGATCGCAATTGTTCGACGTTCAGGGACAAGGAAGCCAAGGATCGAGCCTGGGAGGAAGTAGGACGGAGAATCGACCGGCCAG CTTACACCTGCAAAGAGACCTTCAAATCTCTACGCGAAAAGTACCTGAGAGAACGTGCTAAAAGCCATCACCCAGACCCGTACCAGCACTGGGACCTACTCGATGACCTCAAATTCCTCGAACCCCACATCGTGCCTCGTTCCGCCAGGTCGAGCAATTGCCCCTACGATGACGACATGTCGCTAAGTTCCGATTCAGATCCCACCGACTTCGACAGACTATTGATCGATATGGTCAGAAAGGCGACTCCCATTTGGGACCGAAATTCCAACACCTATCCCAACCGAACTTCCAAGTTCCAGCTCTGGGATCAGATAGGAAGCGCACTAAATCGCGACATAAATTCCTGTCAATTAAGGTGGAAGGCTTTACGGGAGAAATACATCAGACAGAAGGCGAAATTCATGGAAGGAGATGCTAAGTGGGAACTTTTAGACGATATGGAGTTCCTAGATAAGGTCATACAGTAtcgaaaaaaacaaaacgatCTCCCGGGCCATTGTAACAGTAGCAGGCCAACAAGAGGAAGCTACCAGGACAGCTCGTACATCAAATGCAGTACCGACGGGGAGGATTATAGCTACACTGACTCCTCAAACGACTTTCTGAGCATCGTCAAAGAGGAGAGTGCGGTGCAGCAAGTGGCGGACAGTTCCTTTGGATGTAAGAGACCGAGGCAAACCTCGGTGAGCAGTTACGGAGGAGAACAAAGCTCGGAGAAACAGGGCCGGTTCGAAGAGGGCGAGAGCTCCAAAGCGAGAACAGAAACGAGCAGCGAGAAGACCCCGGAGCAGTTGTTCGGCAATTTGGTGGCCAGTTTGTTGAGCAAGAAGCCGGAGAACCAAAGGAATTTGTATATGATTGAAATAATGACGTTGCTCTCCAAATAA